The following nucleotide sequence is from Synchiropus splendidus isolate RoL2022-P1 chromosome 14, RoL_Sspl_1.0, whole genome shotgun sequence.
CTGACTCCTCACAAGCTCACGGTGGTCTCCACCTCATCTGTCCACTTGAGTATGAGACAGATGGATTGAACATTTCTGTCTATTTCCATCTGGTTTAttacatgatttattttatatatatatatatatatatatatatactttttaacATCATTACAAATGGTGATTCAAACTGTGTTGCTACTGTTTTTACTCTCtgtgttgctttgtttgtttttgacatttaaatgctgagtcagccagtctagcagttatttttgtgtTAATGCTGGCAGATTCAGATTTTAGTAGTGTGTTGTGTTCACTGTGGGTAACCAAGCTCTCTCCTCCAGGTCCCAGTAGAGATGGGACCATTGGCGAAGACACCATCCGTGCCTCCCTGATCTCTGCGGTCAGTGACAAGCTCCgctggaggatgaaggaggaAATGGACCGGGCTCAGGCCGAGCTGGATGCCCTAAAGCGGACCGAGGAGGACCTGAAGAAGGGTCATCAGAAGCTAGAGGAGATGGTCTCCAGATTGGACCAGGAAGTGGTGAGAATCCCAAATGTTGTGACGATATGGACGATGCGACCTCATGGCAATGTCCCAACTTCCAGACGGAGGTGGACAGAAACATCGAGCTGCTgaagaggaaggatgaggagcTGAGcgaagctctggagaagatggagaaCCAGTCTGAGAATAATGACATCGATGATGTCATCGTGCCTACAGCCCCACTGTACAAGCAGATCTTGAACCTGTACGCTGAGGAGAACGCCATAGAAGACACCATCTTCTACCTTGGGGAGGCACTGCGTCGTGGCGTGATTGACCTGGAGGTTTTTCTCAAGGTGAGACATCTGTGTAAATTGttcaaacatttaaacacataTAAAACAGGTGCCTGTTTACCTTCAGAGTTGAGGCGTGGcgtcaaaataaaagtacattgTGTTCACTTGGGTGATGGTTAAATTGTTTTGACGTGGATAGAACCGGTGCTTGTTCCTTCGAAAAACAATTGATTTCCTTGGAAATTGGTGTTGTCATGTCAACCTAGCAACAAACAGGTTATTTATAAAGTCTCACCTGGTGGCGGGAAATGTAGCCTTTGGTaatataaataagtaaataaagtaGTAATCTGTAACACTGTCATGAGCATTAGCAAtagaaataatgtttattttcacaaatgTCATCAATGATTACACTGTCACCCCTGGCTGCAACTCTGCATCATCGCCATCATTGACTCCACCAGCTACTAGAAGGTTGAATGAATCCACGCTGAGGGAACTGTGACTCAGCAGCTTCACACATGATGACTCACTGTCTCCTCTCTCCGCAGCACGTCCGCCTTCTGTCCCGTAAACAGTTCCAGCTCCGGGCCCTGATGCAGAAAGCTCGCAAGACAGCCGGCCTGAGCGACCTCTATTGACCCCTCCACCCCACTAAGAAACTCATCTAATCACTCTGTctccattttcttttaaatgtcttGTATAATGAGTCGCCATGATTCTTCATACTCTTTGGAAACATTGACACGTTCTGCACTCGAACTTGTGGTCCATCTATTTAAGAATATCCTGTGGTTTATTGGCTGGCAGATTCACACGTGATGTGGTAGAACTGGTTCTGAAGTCGGTGCTGAAAGGAAGCACGTCTGTTGGGGATTGTAATTCAGACATTTGCaacatcagcagctgcagatTGGCGTCCATGCTCACATAAGTGATTTAAATTTTCCTGAAGGTTGGTGCCAGCTCCACTGCTGTTTTCTAAACTGGCTCTGTttcccctctgtgtgtgtgtgtgtgtgtgttgaccacGGTGTGTGAGGCTCTctcactggatgtcagttgctcaGGTCCCCAAATAAGACGTGAAGGCTGCACTAACCAATCATGTACAGTAGGTGTTTGTCCCTCTTCATCCTCTGTAAGTATTCAGCTCATTCTTACCTCCCAGACTGCTGTCTTCTGATTCAAGAAACTCCAATTTTGTATGAAGCACGGGTGTTAAGGGATACACAGAATATGAATAACAAAAAGGTAActtatgttttcattgaaattagCCTTCTACTAAATGCACTTTGACTTGTATGATAGAGAATCTACTGTCATTGACTCGTCTCCTTCGACCGTAGGTCACCTGTTCTTTTGTATCTGTAGGTTCAATAAAATCCAATttatttccttcctttctttttcactttGAGCGAGGAGGGTCGTTGACTTTTCTCAGTCCCGTAAGGCATTTCTTTCTTCAGTCACCGGATCTTGGAAGTTCCTTAGAGGCTGGGTAAATAATATTCAACCTTGAAATCTAATCCCACAGTGTCCAGGTTATAAGAGTGGTTTTTAATCATCACTGTGCTGTTACAGCACCTGAAGGTGAAAAATTGAAGTTCAGAGGGAAACCAGCACAGAGATATTTATCTTCATTTAAAAGGAGAATGAAAACAGACACGAGTAGAACATCATCATCCTGGCAGGTTTATTCAATGCTACAACAAATGACATCCATATAGTCTCTCAGTAGGTCTGGTGCTTGACAGATAAATAATGTgccataaatacataaataggtctaaaaaataaaaacaccacttTATTTAACTTGTGATGCCCTTTTTTTATGAGAATAACGCATGATCAGACTGTTTATGGTGCATATACACCTTCAGAAACAGTTAAAACTATGTTAGAAGGTGCAAAATTTATTTATCTTCCCATCAGTGCACTTGTGGTTAATACGAAGGCGTCACTGCTAACTGGTGGAGCTAGCGTTCCCCGATGGTACCACTGACGATGTATAGCAGTGTCATGTTTGGACAGGAAGCGCTCCTCTTTGCAGTTGGAATGTCTCCGTTTAACTCCAGAGAACTCCAAACATCTGGCGACATACAGGAGGAGTGTGCGGAGGAAGCTGCAGCAGTAACAACAATTACAGTACGTGGAGTTAACACAGAACGACACAGAGATGCTCTACTCTGTCCTCCAGAGACGGAGCTGGACATGACGGTTCAGTCAAACACAAGGATTTGGGTGGGAAAGGGGGGAGACAGTGCAGGGGAATGACAGCCATGCATGAATATCAGGAGGTAACAAGATTCCACTGGCTTAGCTACACACTTTTGTAGATATTCTCAGGAGTCATTCACCCGCTccagcagggacacacacatGGAGTTACGGACAGAAATCACAGACGCGCGCTTCACATAGTCAGCTCCTTCTGAACTCCCCAAAGGGTCTCTGCGCTCTGCatcagctgcttctcctcctcagccttcaGTGTCATGTGGATGACGTCGGTCAGACCACTGTTGCCCAGGACACAAGGGATGCTGAGGAAGACCTCGTCCTTCACGCCGTGCATGCCCTGTGAGACAGCCAGAGTGAATGGATCGCCTCCTTAGTCGAGGCCAGAGTGATGGTAGATTTTTACCTGCACAAGTGTTGAGACTGGGTGAACTTTGTGAAGGTTCTTTGTGATGCTCTCCACCAGGTCGGCCACAGACATGCCGATGGCCCAGGAGGTGTAGCCCTTCAGTTTGATCACCTCGTAGGCTCTGCAGAGGAAGCAAAGGTAGTCCGGTCAGAGACTGTTGCAATAATGCTTTTTCTCAATCCAACATATGACTTCATAACTTCCACATGACCATCACTTCAATTGTTGACTCAAATACGGACATGGTCATTGACCAAAGACTCTTTTGCTGCTTAAACTGCTCATAAGCTTTgcggaaaaaaaatggaaaattagTGAAAAGGGTGTATTTAACAGCATTATTCAAGCTAAACATTAAGATGTCACATTATAATGTGGTAATTACACCACAGTTATTTTATGTGAAAGTTTGAGGCCAAGATGAAAgtaatgacatttttaaatagtttttagCAACATTATGATAATGATGTATCTTTGACAATATTCCAAAATTGTATCAAACAAAATTTATACTCTGAAAGTGAATTGTTTCCTGTGTTGTTGCTTCGTGTTCTGGTGCAGTCGTAGTTACAGATGTTGCTCTTGCTAATGTAAACAACCTGCTCTACAGCTGCTAAGCGAAGACAAGGGATGTTGCACAAGTTTGCTTGATAGCATCAGTTGACTTATCTTGTTGTAACTTATCTTGAGTCACAGCGCAACCAAACCCTCTTTTGTGTGACACAGCCGCTCTGACTCAAGAACTCTCCGATAGCTCAGCCGTGGCCACTACTGACCCAATAATACCGAACCATTTTAATTCACTTGGTTATTAAGTCTATTTCCCCAGAATAGACCTGGTAATGTCAGCGGCGAGGAAATGAAATAACAGAGAAGAGAgctggtgtgtttgtgctggCTGTCGGGTTTGTTTGGCTAACAGCACGGGTTGGATTCCAGGCCAGGGCTCATCTGCTCTGAAGCGGATCCACTTGTAATTTATCCCCCGTATGACTGCTCGCAATTAAACTGTGTGGCTCATTATAAAATCAAACCGCACTCACCCGGCCACCACCTGCTTGTGGACCTCCTTCCAGTTCTCGGGGTCACCTTCGACCCCCATCTTTGGGTTGAGACCCTGAAGAGAGACGCCGGCCACGTTTACGCCGCTCCACACCGGGACTGAGGCGCAAACAAGTCCAATTAATATGCaagtaaaatgaacaaaaaatagataaatataacTATAGTTTACATTTGAACTTTAACTGGACAGCTATTTTCTGCTGTGAACATAATCTGATTCTTTGCCAATAGGTGTCAGAGGCGTCCATCCAAAGTTAGAGAGTATTTTTAGATGCGCCCACATACCACTGGAGTCTCCGTGCTCTCCGATGATCCAGCCATGGCAGCTCGCTGGGTGGATGTTGAGCTTCTCTCCCATGAGGTGGCGGAATCGGGCTGAGTCCAGGTTGGTGCCGGAGCCGATGACGCGGTGGCGCGGGAAGCCGCTCAGCTTCCAGGCCACGTAGGTCAGGATGTCAACTGTAACAGGGAGTGACTGTGTCAGATATCTCCAGCTGAGATCCACACGCTCTTCAGTGGGCCGTACCTGGGTTTGACACAACCATGAGGATGCAGTTGGGGCTGTATTTGACGATGTTTGGGATGATGAACTTGAAGATGTTGACGTTGCGCTGCACCAGGTTGAGACGGCTCTCTCCTTCCTGCTGACGGGCTCCGGcggtcaccaccaccactttgGAGTTGGCAGTCACACTGTAGTCTGAGCGGGAGGAACCGaactttaactttaattttGAAGTCCACGTCACTCCTTTTGGCATCATATATGCGTGTTTTCTCACCTTTGTCAGCCACAATCTTGTGCGTCTTCAGGAAAAGAGATCCGTGCTGCAGGTCCATGGCTTCGCCCTTCAGCTTGTCCTCCATCACGTCAACCAGAGCCAGTTCATCGCACAAGTCCTGGTCAGCAACATTGAGACAGTGAGTCACTTAGCATTCCTACAAGTGTCTTCTTTAACTGAGACTCTAGCTGGTCACACCATTAACCCTGGGCTTCGCCTACTCAGCAGCATTATGCGCCAAACTTGTGACCTGTTTGCTAAGAGCTTCTTTTGTACTCCATTTGGCACCAATCCATCTAAAATGGCTGAAAGGAAGAAGACGGTAAACAGGGAGAACGGCTTTTCCTGTCCAGGGTCATTCCTTCTCATTCCTGTCTAACCTGACTGAGATCAAATTACAACTTGCGGGTTAGAAAATTGCTTTCAGAGTGTTACACCTAGACGGTAAAAGTTACTTCATAGCTGCTTTgatccaacatttttatggGTCAAAGCGTCTCTACTTTCTGC
It contains:
- the ldha gene encoding L-lactate dehydrogenase A chain, with amino-acid sequence MSTKDKLISHVMKEEPIGSRNKVTVVGVGMVGMASAMSILLKDLCDELALVDVMEDKLKGEAMDLQHGSLFLKTHKIVADKDYSVTANSKVVVVTAGARQQEGESRLNLVQRNVNIFKFIIPNIVKYSPNCILMVVSNPVDILTYVAWKLSGFPRHRVIGSGTNLDSARFRHLMGEKLNIHPASCHGWIIGEHGDSSVPVWSGVNVAGVSLQGLNPKMGVEGDPENWKEVHKQVVAGAYEVIKLKGYTSWAIGMSVADLVESITKNLHKVHPVSTLVQGMHGVKDEVFLSIPCVLGNSGLTDVIHMTLKAEEEKQLMQSAETLWGVQKELTM